The DNA region CGCGCCAGCCGGTGCACCGCGGCGAGCTCGGGCAGCCCCTCCAGCAGCGGCGCGTAGAGCGCGTCGGTGACCCACTCGATCCGCGCGCCGGGGAAGCGCGCGCGGAGCGGCTCCAGCAGGCTGGTCGCGAGCACCACGTCGCCCATCGCGCTGTAGCGGATGACGAGGATGCTGGACGGATCGCTCACGCGGCGGCCACCTTCCCGCGCGGCAGGATCGACAGCATGTGGTCCACGTTGCGCGCGCTCGCGCCGCGGATGGCGCCGACCGAGCGCCGCGCCAGCACGCCCAGCTCCTGGAGCTGATCGGGGCGGGAGAGCAGCTCGTCCGCCACCTTGAGCAGCTTCTCGGGCGTGGCGACCTGGATCCCTCCCCTGCCCTGCAGCACCTGGACCGAGTCCTTGAAGTTCTCCATGTGCGGCCCGAACAGCACCGGCCGGCCCTGCGCGGCCGGCTCGAGCACGTTCTGGCCGCCGCGGGTGACGAAGCTCCCGCCCACGAACACCAGCGTGGCCAGCCCGTAGGCGGCCGCCAGCTCGCCGATGGTGTCGAGCACGGTGACCTGCGCGTGCCCGGCCGCCGCGCCGCCGCTGCGCAGCCGCACCGAGAGGCCCGCCTCGGCGGCGAGCGCCATGATGCGCCCGGAGCGCTCCACGTAGCGCGGCGCGACCACGAGCTGCAGCCGCGGGTGGCGCGCCAGCAGCTTGCGGTACGCTTCCAGGATCAGCTCCTCCTCGCCCTCGTGCGTGGAGCCGGCCATGAACACCGGCGCGCCCGCGTCGAGCCCCATCTCCGCGCGCAGCGCCTCGGCCTTGCCGCCCTCGGCGGCGTCGAGCACCAGCGCGTCGAACTTGGTGTTGCCCGTCACCCAGACCCGGTCCGGCGCGGCCCCGAGCGCGAGCACGCGCTCGGCCTCCTCGTCGGACCGCATCAGGAAGCAGTCGATGCGGCGCAGCGGGTTGCCGACGGCGAGGAACAGCGCGCGGTAGCGCGAGAGGTTCTCCGGGTTGAAGCGGCCGTTCGTGAGCGCGATGCGCACGCCCGCCTTGTGGGCGGAGCGGATCAGGTTCGGCCAGATCTCGGTGTACTCGAGCACGAGCAGGTCCGGCTCGAGCGCCCGCACCGCCCGGCGGGTCGCGCCGGGGAGGTCGTACGGGGCGTACACCACCACGTCCGCCAGGCCTTCCAGCTTCTTGCGGGCCATGGCGAGGCCGCTGTTCGTCATGGTGCTGACGATCACGCAGCAGCCCGGCATCCGCGCCTTCAGCTCCGCCATCATGGGCTGGAGCGAGAGGAGGTCGCCGGCGCTCGCCCCGTGCAGCCAGATGCGCGGGCTGCCGCGGCCCCGGCCCAGCGCGCGCTTGTAGAGCCCGAGCCGCTGGGGGATCCCGTGGCGCAGCTTGGGATGCGTGAGCAGGAACGGCAGCCCGATCACGAACAGCAGGTAGGTGGCGATGGCGTAGACGAGGTGCACGGCTGGCCGCTTCTTACTCGATGCGGACCGGGTTCGTGAAGATCCAGCGACGCCCGTCGAGCGCGACCTCGGCGCGGTAGTCGCCCGGCGGGCACCGGCCGCCGCAGCGGAAGGTGCCGCCGGCGCTGCCGTCGCGCGCGGCCTCGAAGCGCCCGGTCGGCGCCCCGTCGTGGAGGAGGGTGTACGTCCGGGTCCCCGCCGCGGCGCCGTGGAGCGACAGCGAGAGCGCTCCCTCGGCCGTGGGGGTCAGGCGCACCCCGGCGGCCGGCGCGAGCCCGTCGAGGACGCACGCGGCGCGCCCGTCCAGCAGGGCGGCGCGGACCGCGGCCGCGTCGCGCGCGGCGTCGCCGCCCAGCGTCACCGGCACGTGCATGGAGAACGCGCCGAACGCGGCCGCGTACCCCGGGTAGCCGTGCGCGTCGGCGGAGCAGAGCAGCACGTGCGCCGGCGCGCGGCCTGCCCCGGCCGCGGCCCGCCCGCGGCGCAGCTCGGCGTCGAGCCGGCGCAGCTCGTCGGCGGGGTCGCCGAGCAGGGTCAGCACGGCGCGCGGCGGGTCCCAGGGCAGCACCGCCACCGCCGCGAGCACGCGGCGGAGGTCGCGATCGGCGAGCGCGCGGTACCAGGCGGTGTCGTTGGAGAGCACCTCCAGCCCGCGCCAGGCCCCGCCGCCCCACCCCGTGAACGCGCGCCGCGGGTGGAGGGGGTGCGCGATCACGGCCTGGCCGCCCAGCGCGCGGATCGCGGCCAGCGCGTCGCCGTCGCGCTCGGCGCGGGTGAGCGCGCGCGAGACGCCCAGCGCCACCACGTGCCCCTGGCGCGTGGACGCCTCGGTCGCGGGCACGAGCAGGACGCCGTCCTGGTAGCGGGGCTCGGCCGGCGCCAGGACGTCGTGGTCCGAGATCACCACGAAGCGGAGCCCGGCGGCCCGGGCCGCCCGGGCCACCTCGTCGAGCGTCCCGCGCCCGTCGCTCGCGGTGGTGTGCACGTGCCAGGCGCCGCGCGCCTCGGCCGCGGCCAGCGCCGGGCTGGCCTGCGCCTCCCGCAGCCCGCGGCGCTGCCAGGCCACCGCGCCGAACGCGAGGTAGCCGACCACCGCCGCGGCCAGCGCGAGCGCGAGGAGCCGCCGCATCCGCTAGACCGCGCCGGCGCGGGCCCCCTGCCGCTCCGCGCCCTCCGCGATGCGGTGGAGGCGCGCGTACTCGCCGCCGCGCGCGACCAGGGTGGCGTGGTCCCCGGCCTCCACCACCCTGCCGCCGGAGATCACCACGATCCGATCGGCGTTGCGGATGGTCGAGAGCCGGTGCGCGATCACCAGCGTGGTCCGGCGGCTCGCGCCCTCGATGGCCATGAGCGAGTCGAGGGCGCGCTGCACCTCGCGCTCGCTCTCGGCGTCGAGCGCGCTCGTCGCCTCGTCGAGGATGAGGATGGGCGCGTCCTTCAGGAACGCGCGCGCGATGGCGATGCGCTGGCGCTGGCCGCCCGACAGCAGCACGCCCTTCTCGCCCACCACCGTGTCGTACCCCTGGGGCAGCGCGCGGATGAACTCGTGCGCCTGGGCCATGCGGGCCGCGTGCTCCACGTCGGCCTGCGACACCTCGGGCCGGCCGTACGCGATGTTGGCGCGGATGCTGTCGTTGAACAGCACCGTCTCCTGCGTCACCAGCGCCAGCTGCGCGCGCAGGCTCGCGAGCGTCACCTCGCGCAGGTCCACGCCGTCCACGGTGATCCGCCCGCCGGTCGGGTCCCAGAAGCGCGGCAGCAGGTTCGCGACCGTGGTCTTGCCGCCGCCGGAGGCGCCCACCAGCGCCACCACCTCGCCCCTGCGGACCTCCAGCGAGAAGCCGGTCAGCACGAGCCGATCGCCGTAGGAGAAGGAGACGTCCTCGTAGCGGATCGCCTCGCGGAACGGGGCCAGCACGGCGCGGCCCGCGTCCGGCACCGCGCTGGGCGTGTCGAGGATCTCGAAGATGCGATCGCCCGCCGCGGCGCCCTGCATCGCGATCTGCCCCATGCGCCCGAGCTGCTTCACCGGCGTGTAGAGCAGCAGCACCGCCGCGACGAACGAGAAGAACTTCGCCGCCTCCAGCTCCCCCGCCAGGATGCGGCCGCCCACCCACCAGATGGCCGCGGCGAGGCCGGCCGCGCCCATGATCTCCATGAGCGGCGAGGAGAACGCGCGGACGAGGTAGCTGCGCCGCAGGATGCGGACCAGCTTCGCGTTCGCCTCGGCGAAGCGGCGGGACTCCCACCGCTCCATCCCGTAGGCCTGCACCACCCGCATCCCGCTCACCGCCTCCTGCACCATCTCGGAGAGCTCGCCGCCGGTCTTCTGCGCGTGGCCGGTGACCCGCTTCAGCCGCTTCGCCAGCCGGATCACCGGGAACAGCGTGGCCGGCACCGCCCCGAACGCGATGAGCGACATGCGCCAGTCGAGCACGAAGCAGTTCACCAGCATCACCACCACGGTGAGCCCGTCCCGCACGTAGCTGGGCACCGCGTTCGACACCGCCACGTCCACCGCCAGCACGTCGGCGGAGAAGCGCTGCAGGATGTCGCCGGAGTGGCGCCGCGTGTAGAAGCCGGGGGAGAGCTTCAGCAGGTGATCGAACAGCGCCTTGCGGATGTCGGCGATGACCCGCTGGCCCACCATGCCGATGAGGTAGAACTGGCCGAAGTAGGCGAAGCCCTTCACCACCGAGACCGCCACGATCACCAGGGGCAGCGCCGCCAGGATCGAGCCGCGATCGGCGTGGGCCAGCAGCCCCGCGAGGTCCACCGAGTCGGGGAGGAACTTGCCCAGCGTGGCCACCGCGCCCGTGTCCCCGGTGAACAGGAACTGGAGCGCGGGGCCCAGCAGGTTGACGTAGATCGCGGTCGTGATGGACAGCACCGCCATGCAGGCGATGGCCGCCACGAGCCGTCCCTTGTACGGCAGGACGAAGCGGAAGAGGCGAAGGTAGGCGCGCAAGGAGGGGCCATCCTAGTCCAGATCGCCCCCCGGCGCAGCGCTGCGCACCGGCCCGGCCGGCCGGCCGCTACTTCTCCTCCTCCACGCCCTTCACCTTCCCGTCGGCGCGCCGCTTCTCGATGATCTTCTGCGCGATGTGCGGCGGCACCGGGTCGTAGTGCGAGGCCTCCATAGTGAAGTAGCCCACGCCCTGCGTGAGCGAGCGCAGGTCGGCGTCGTAGGTCATGGCCTCGGCGTGCGGGCAGGTGGCGCGGATGAGCACCCCGCGCGCCAGCGGCTCCATGCCCTGGACCTTGGCGCGCCGGCTGTTCAGGTCGCCCATCACGGCGCCCACGTACTCCTCGGGGACGCGCACCTCGAGCTTCATGATGGGCTCGAGCAGGATGGGCCGGGCCTCCAGCACCGCCTTCTTGAACGCCATCGAGCCGGCCACCTGGAACGCCATGTCGGAGCTGTCCACGTCGTGGTAGCTGCCGAACACCAGCCGGGCCCGGAAGTCCACCACCGGGTAGCCGGCCAGCGGGCCCGAGGAGAGCGCGCCGCGGATGCCCTTCTCCACCGACGGGATGAACTGGCGGGGGATGACGCCGCCCACGATCGCGTCCTCGAACTCGAACCCCTCGCCGCGGGGCTTGGGCTGCAGCTCGACGTGGGCGTCGCCGTACTGCCCGTGGCCGCCGGTCTGCCGCTTGAACTTGCCCTGCGCCTTGGCGGCCGCCGTGATCGTCTCCAGGTAGGCCGGGCTGGGCGGCGTGAGCGTGATCTCCACCCCGTGCTTGCGCTTGGCGCGCTCCACCGTGACGTCCAGGTGCGCCTGGCCCATGCCCTGGAGCAGCATCTCGCCGGTCTCGGTCGAGCGCGTCAGCTCCAGCGACGGGTCCTCCTCGATGATCTTCTGGAGCGCCGCGGCCGCCTTGTCGTCGCCGGCCTTGGCGTGCACCGCGTACGAGACCGGCCGCACGTGCTGCGCGAACGGCGGCAGCGCGATGGGCACGTCGCGATCGCAGAGCGTGTCGCCGGTGTGCGCGTCCTTCAGCTTCACGAGCACCACGAAGTCGCCCGGCCCCGCCTCGTTCACCTCGACGGTCTGCGCGCCGTCGGTCCGGTACAGGTGCCCGATGCGCTCCTCGGTGCGGGTCCGCGGGTTCACCACGGTGGCGTCGGCCCGCAGCGTGCCGGAGAACACCCGCAGGTAGTCGATGCGCCCGGCGAAGTGGTCGATGGTGGTCTTGAACACCTGGCCCGAGAACGGCGCGTCCGGCGCGGCGCTGCGCACCGTCTCCTTGCCGTGGAGGTCCGTGCCCTTGACCACCCGCGCCTCGGGCGCCGGCAGGATCCGCACGGCGAGGTCGAGCAGCTCGCGCACGCCCACGCCGGACTTCGCGCCGGCGCAGGCCACCGGCAGGAAGCGCTGCGCCGCCGCGCCCGCGGCCAGGCCGCGCAGGATCTCCTCCTCCGCGAGCACCGCGCCGTCCAGGTACTTCCCGAGCAGCTCGTCGTCCGACTCGGCCGCCGCCTCCACCAGCGCGGTGCGCAGGCGCTCCGCCTCCTCCCGCGCCTCGGCCGGGATGTCCGCCTCGGTCCACTGGCCGAAGCTCTTCCCGTCCCAGGCGTGGAGCTTCATCGAGACGAGGTCGGCGAGCCCCTTGACCCGGTCCGGCCCGAACACCGGCAGCTGCAGCGGGATGGCCTTCACCTTCAGCGAGCTCTCGATGTCCTCGAGCGCCTCGTG from Anaeromyxobacter dehalogenans 2CP-C includes:
- a CDS encoding 3-deoxy-D-manno-octulosonic acid transferase, whose translation is MHLVYAIATYLLFVIGLPFLLTHPKLRHGIPQRLGLYKRALGRGRGSPRIWLHGASAGDLLSLQPMMAELKARMPGCCVIVSTMTNSGLAMARKKLEGLADVVVYAPYDLPGATRRAVRALEPDLLVLEYTEIWPNLIRSAHKAGVRIALTNGRFNPENLSRYRALFLAVGNPLRRIDCFLMRSDEEAERVLALGAAPDRVWVTGNTKFDALVLDAAEGGKAEALRAEMGLDAGAPVFMAGSTHEGEEELILEAYRKLLARHPRLQLVVAPRYVERSGRIMALAAEAGLSVRLRSGGAAAGHAQVTVLDTIGELAAAYGLATLVFVGGSFVTRGGQNVLEPAAQGRPVLFGPHMENFKDSVQVLQGRGGIQVATPEKLLKVADELLSRPDQLQELGVLARRSVGAIRGASARNVDHMLSILPRGKVAAA
- a CDS encoding ABC transporter ATP-binding protein, whose protein sequence is MRAYLRLFRFVLPYKGRLVAAIACMAVLSITTAIYVNLLGPALQFLFTGDTGAVATLGKFLPDSVDLAGLLAHADRGSILAALPLVIVAVSVVKGFAYFGQFYLIGMVGQRVIADIRKALFDHLLKLSPGFYTRRHSGDILQRFSADVLAVDVAVSNAVPSYVRDGLTVVVMLVNCFVLDWRMSLIAFGAVPATLFPVIRLAKRLKRVTGHAQKTGGELSEMVQEAVSGMRVVQAYGMERWESRRFAEANAKLVRILRRSYLVRAFSSPLMEIMGAAGLAAAIWWVGGRILAGELEAAKFFSFVAAVLLLYTPVKQLGRMGQIAMQGAAAGDRIFEILDTPSAVPDAGRAVLAPFREAIRYEDVSFSYGDRLVLTGFSLEVRRGEVVALVGASGGGKTTVANLLPRFWDPTGGRITVDGVDLREVTLASLRAQLALVTQETVLFNDSIRANIAYGRPEVSQADVEHAARMAQAHEFIRALPQGYDTVVGEKGVLLSGGQRQRIAIARAFLKDAPILILDEATSALDAESEREVQRALDSLMAIEGASRRTTLVIAHRLSTIRNADRIVVISGGRVVEAGDHATLVARGGEYARLHRIAEGAERQGARAGAV
- a CDS encoding elongation factor G, yielding MANTRVIRTFSMLGADGAGKTALVEALLRVADAKRAAPDGSTARLDAEPEEKKRNFTLSLHPESFEENGRSFHVLDCPGFAAFLTEVEWALQVTDGAILAISAADGAHNRSERTYDVLAESGRPAFAVITRLDHEQADFHEALEDIESSLKVKAIPLQLPVFGPDRVKGLADLVSMKLHAWDGKSFGQWTEADIPAEAREEAERLRTALVEAAAESDDELLGKYLDGAVLAEEEILRGLAAGAAAQRFLPVACAGAKSGVGVRELLDLAVRILPAPEARVVKGTDLHGKETVRSAAPDAPFSGQVFKTTIDHFAGRIDYLRVFSGTLRADATVVNPRTRTEERIGHLYRTDGAQTVEVNEAGPGDFVVLVKLKDAHTGDTLCDRDVPIALPPFAQHVRPVSYAVHAKAGDDKAAAALQKIIEEDPSLELTRSTETGEMLLQGMGQAHLDVTVERAKRKHGVEITLTPPSPAYLETITAAAKAQGKFKRQTGGHGQYGDAHVELQPKPRGEGFEFEDAIVGGVIPRQFIPSVEKGIRGALSSGPLAGYPVVDFRARLVFGSYHDVDSSDMAFQVAGSMAFKKAVLEARPILLEPIMKLEVRVPEEYVGAVMGDLNSRRAKVQGMEPLARGVLIRATCPHAEAMTYDADLRSLTQGVGYFTMEASHYDPVPPHIAQKIIEKRRADGKVKGVEEEK
- a CDS encoding PHP domain-containing protein, which translates into the protein MRRLLALALAAAVVGYLAFGAVAWQRRGLREAQASPALAAAEARGAWHVHTTASDGRGTLDEVARAARAAGLRFVVISDHDVLAPAEPRYQDGVLLVPATEASTRQGHVVALGVSRALTRAERDGDALAAIRALGGQAVIAHPLHPRRAFTGWGGGAWRGLEVLSNDTAWYRALADRDLRRVLAAVAVLPWDPPRAVLTLLGDPADELRRLDAELRRGRAAAGAGRAPAHVLLCSADAHGYPGYAAAFGAFSMHVPVTLGGDAARDAAAVRAALLDGRAACVLDGLAPAAGVRLTPTAEGALSLSLHGAAAGTRTYTLLHDGAPTGRFEAARDGSAGGTFRCGGRCPPGDYRAEVALDGRRWIFTNPVRIE